CGCAGGACCTCGGTGGTCATGACGACCACGGGGGCGTCGCCGTTGATCGAGTTGTCGCCGGTAAGGAGCCCGACGCGATCAGGGCCGTGGCGGCGGACGAGGTCGCCGTACTTCTGGTTCGACAGGGCCTTGAGCGGCGTCGTGTAGAAGGCCTTGCCCCCCTCGGCCAGGGACTTGGTCACGGCGTACTCGGCGACCACGGTCTTGCCCGACCCGGTCGGGGCGGCGACCAGGACCGACCGGCCCTCGTCGAGTGCATCGAGCGCCCGCACCTGGAAGGGGTCGAGCGGAAAGCCGAGGGTCGAAAGGAAGTCCGCCCTCGCGGGCGTCATCGTCGGATCACGTACCGCCGGCCGGTGCTGACCGCTTGAGCAGCTTCCCGATCACGATC
The Acidimicrobiales bacterium DNA segment above includes these coding regions:
- a CDS encoding DEAD/DEAH box helicase, producing MTPARADFLSTLGFPLDPFQVRALDALDEGRSVLVAAPTGSGKTVVAEYAVTKSLAEGGKAFYTTPLKALSNQKYGDLVRRHGPDRVGLLTGDNSINGDAPVVVMTTEVLR